A stretch of Bacillus pseudomycoides DNA encodes these proteins:
- a CDS encoding DapH/DapD/GlmU-related protein encodes MRRTTRYPVSGANSLWNVYKTVSFWKVMKNFIVIQIARYTPFLSMKNWLYRTFLRMKVGKQTSFALMAMPDIMFPEKITVGTNSIIGYNTTILAHEYLITEYRLGEVVIGDEVMIGANSTILPGVEIGNRAIISAGTLVHHDVPSGAFVGGNPMRIIYTKEEIAAREGQC; translated from the coding sequence GTGCGACGGACAACGCGCTACCCTGTTTCAGGAGCAAATTCATTATGGAATGTATATAAAACCGTATCCTTTTGGAAGGTCATGAAAAATTTTATCGTCATTCAAATTGCGCGTTATACACCATTCTTATCAATGAAAAATTGGTTGTATCGTACATTTTTACGGATGAAAGTAGGAAAACAAACATCATTTGCCCTTATGGCTATGCCTGATATTATGTTTCCAGAAAAGATTACAGTTGGAACGAATTCAATAATCGGCTATAACACAACGATTTTAGCTCATGAATATTTAATTACGGAATATCGCCTTGGGGAAGTCGTTATAGGGGATGAAGTGATGATAGGAGCAAATTCAACTATATTGCCAGGTGTAGAAATTGGGAATCGTGCCATTATTTCAGCGGGTACGCTTGTTCACCATGATGTACCAAGTGGTGCTTTTGTAGGTGGAAATCCAATGCGTATTATTTATACGAAAGAAGAAATAGCAGCTAGAGAAGGTCAATGTTAA
- the ppaX gene encoding pyrophosphatase PpaX, whose product MKINTVLFDLDGTLINTNELIISSFLHTLNKYYPDQYKREDVLPFIGPSLHETFGSMDENKVDEMIQCYRQFNHEHHDELVEEYETVYEAVRELKKQGYKIGIVTTKARQTVEMGLKLSKLNEFFDVVVTIDDVQHVKPHPEPIQKALKLLHAKPEETLMVGDNHHDIVGGQNAGTKTAAVAWTIKGREYLESYKPDYVLDKMSDLLSILSE is encoded by the coding sequence ATGAAAATAAATACGGTGTTATTTGATTTAGATGGAACATTAATTAATACAAATGAACTCATTATTTCTTCTTTTTTACACACGTTAAACAAGTACTATCCAGATCAGTATAAGCGCGAAGATGTATTGCCATTTATCGGTCCATCTTTGCATGAGACATTCGGTTCGATGGATGAGAACAAGGTAGATGAAATGATCCAGTGCTATCGTCAATTTAATCATGAGCATCATGATGAACTAGTAGAAGAATATGAAACTGTTTATGAGGCGGTTCGAGAATTAAAGAAGCAGGGCTACAAAATTGGGATTGTCACAACGAAGGCGAGACAAACAGTAGAAATGGGTTTAAAACTTTCAAAGTTAAACGAATTCTTTGATGTTGTTGTTACGATTGATGATGTACAGCACGTGAAACCACATCCAGAACCAATTCAAAAAGCGCTCAAGTTACTACATGCGAAACCAGAAGAAACATTAATGGTTGGTGATAATCATCATGATATTGTAGGCGGACAAAATGCAGGCACAAAAACAGCAGCAGTTGCTTGGACGATTAAAGGTAGAGAATACTTAGAGTCGTATAAGCCGGATTATGTACTAGATAAAATGAGTGATTTGTTATCTATTTTATCTGAGTAA